The Hydrogenobacter thermophilus TK-6 genome window below encodes:
- the nuoH gene encoding NADH-quinone oxidoreductase subunit NuoH — protein MENIVASLIIVGIKILVLLAIVLGLGAYLTLVERKVAAHIQRRPGPMVVGWHGLLQPLADGLKLLTKEDLFPRYGNKFLYNLAIVMALVPASLVFAVIPFGPEFEVFGIRVKPILTDVNVGLLLFFALGSLAVYAIALAGWASNSKYALIGSMRKAGIVISYEVVITFAAMGPIILAQSLSTYSIVQNQIDQKLWYIWLQPVAFVVYMFAMLAETGRVPFDVQEAEAELVTGFTVEYGGMKFGLFPLVEWYVETLSLSAIGVILFLGGWSSINIPFVGFFDPLFFLGPLSPFVWFLLKVGLVFLFVLWLHWTLPRYRIDQITSTAWKVMLPLTFVNLVFTALIAPLVWK, from the coding sequence ATGGAAAACATAGTAGCAAGTTTGATAATCGTAGGTATAAAAATACTTGTTCTCCTTGCCATAGTGCTGGGGCTTGGTGCTTACCTGACGCTGGTGGAAAGAAAGGTAGCGGCTCACATCCAGAGAAGACCCGGTCCTATGGTGGTGGGCTGGCATGGACTTTTGCAACCTCTGGCAGATGGTCTTAAACTCCTCACAAAGGAGGATCTCTTCCCAAGGTACGGCAACAAGTTCCTTTACAACCTTGCCATAGTTATGGCTTTGGTGCCTGCCTCTTTGGTGTTTGCCGTTATTCCTTTTGGTCCAGAGTTTGAAGTCTTTGGTATTCGGGTAAAGCCTATACTCACAGATGTGAATGTGGGTCTTTTGCTTTTTTTTGCTTTGGGTTCCCTGGCGGTTTATGCCATAGCTCTCGCAGGCTGGGCTTCTAACTCCAAGTACGCTCTTATAGGCTCCATGAGGAAAGCGGGTATAGTCATATCTTACGAAGTGGTAATAACCTTTGCTGCCATGGGTCCCATCATACTGGCTCAGAGCCTCTCCACCTACTCCATAGTCCAGAACCAGATAGATCAAAAGCTCTGGTACATATGGCTTCAGCCTGTAGCCTTTGTAGTTTACATGTTTGCCATGCTGGCAGAAACGGGCAGAGTTCCATTTGATGTGCAGGAGGCTGAGGCTGAGCTGGTTACAGGTTTTACCGTAGAGTACGGGGGTATGAAATTTGGACTTTTCCCCTTGGTGGAGTGGTATGTAGAAACGCTATCTTTGTCTGCCATTGGTGTTATTCTCTTCTTGGGTGGCTGGTCTTCTATAAACATACCTTTCGTAGGCTTTTTTGATCCCCTGTTCTTCTTGGGACCGCTCTCTCCCTTCGTGTGGTTCTTACTAAAGGTTGGACTTGTGTTTCTTTTCGTCCTCTGGCTTCACTGGACACTTCCGAGATACAGAATAGACCAGATCACCTCCACAGCATGGAAAGTGATGCTGCCTCTCACCTTCGTTAACTTGGTGTTTACAGCCCTTATAGCACCTCTTGTGTGGAAGTGA
- the hisF gene encoding imidazole glycerol phosphate synthase subunit HisF, with protein sequence MLAKRIIPCLDVAKGRVVKGVRFENLVDAGDPVEVAKAYEEQGADELVFLDISASYEGRSIMIDVVRRVAEQVFMPFTVGGGIRDIEDIRKLLLAGADKVSINTAAVKNPGLIRESAIRFGSQCIVVAIDAKRKYGGWEVYINGGRTPTGLDAVEWAKKVASLGAGEILLTSIDADGTKSGYDVELTRAVAESVNIPVIASGGAGTFEHFYSVFTDGKADAALAASLFHFKEISIHELKEYLHSKGIPVRRITSTQEVL encoded by the coding sequence ATGCTTGCCAAAAGGATAATACCTTGCCTTGATGTGGCTAAGGGAAGAGTTGTAAAGGGAGTAAGGTTTGAAAACCTGGTGGATGCTGGAGATCCTGTAGAGGTGGCTAAAGCATACGAAGAGCAGGGAGCGGACGAGCTTGTCTTTCTTGACATAAGCGCATCATACGAAGGCAGAAGTATTATGATAGATGTGGTAAGGCGTGTGGCGGAGCAGGTTTTTATGCCCTTTACCGTAGGAGGTGGCATAAGAGACATAGAGGATATAAGAAAGCTTCTTCTGGCCGGTGCTGATAAGGTGTCTATAAACACGGCTGCAGTTAAGAACCCAGGTCTCATAAGAGAGTCGGCTATAAGATTTGGGTCTCAGTGCATAGTTGTGGCTATAGATGCTAAGCGAAAATACGGTGGCTGGGAGGTTTATATAAACGGCGGTAGAACTCCCACAGGTTTGGACGCAGTAGAGTGGGCTAAAAAGGTAGCATCTCTTGGAGCTGGTGAGATACTTCTCACTTCCATAGATGCGGATGGCACAAAAAGCGGATACGATGTAGAGCTTACGCGGGCGGTTGCAGAAAGCGTAAATATCCCCGTTATAGCATCCGGGGGTGCAGGCACCTTTGAACACTTTTACAGTGTCTTTACAGATGGAAAGGCGGATGCTGCTCTTGCCGCTTCACTCTTTCACTTCAAAGAAATAAGCATACACGAGCTAAAAGAGTACCTCCACAGTAAGGGTATACCGGTAAGAAGAATCACTTCCACACAAGAGGTGCTATAA
- the mutL gene encoding DNA mismatch repair endonuclease MutL: protein MFVYTLPEEVISKISAGEVIESPADCVKELVENALDASSSRIDVEMLKGGKRYICVRDNGTGIHREDVHKVVQRWTTSKIKDMSDLMSISSYGFRGEALYAISTVSKMIIKSRFFQDEIGIKMEVEGGKVINKQEIGMPVGTCVEVYDLFYNLPVRLKFLKKEDTERNKIIKLIKEYALSNWNVHFTLHSNGRKVLDLYPCEDKKERIEALFGCKFEEKSIEKNSINISLYTSLESSRGEIYLFVNSRPVHNKNLLEYIRKVVGYKKICVCYIDLPPYMVDVNVHPKKREVRIYKENIIKEMIKELFRRQEWYPFELAQERAYYLPTPVVIDIIDNTLILVRIGDYLYFFDQHLLSERILYEKTREVERSCAFAIKAGKAISKEEAKELVKAWMSLENREVCPHGRPMYYRLYLGDIYKSLDRRR from the coding sequence ATGTTTGTTTATACTCTTCCAGAGGAAGTAATAAGTAAAATATCCGCCGGAGAAGTCATAGAGAGTCCAGCAGATTGCGTGAAGGAACTAGTGGAGAATGCACTGGATGCGTCAAGCTCAAGAATTGATGTGGAGATGCTAAAAGGTGGTAAAAGGTACATATGCGTGAGAGATAACGGCACAGGCATACACAGGGAAGATGTGCATAAGGTGGTACAAAGGTGGACAACCAGCAAGATAAAAGATATGAGCGACCTTATGAGTATTAGTTCCTACGGTTTTAGAGGGGAGGCGCTCTATGCCATATCTACAGTGAGCAAAATGATCATAAAGTCAAGGTTCTTTCAGGATGAGATAGGTATAAAGATGGAGGTAGAAGGTGGCAAGGTAATAAATAAGCAGGAAATTGGTATGCCAGTAGGCACATGTGTTGAAGTTTATGACCTCTTTTACAACCTTCCCGTAAGGCTAAAGTTTTTAAAAAAAGAAGACACAGAAAGAAATAAAATAATAAAGCTTATAAAAGAATACGCTCTATCAAATTGGAATGTGCATTTCACCCTTCACTCCAATGGTAGGAAAGTTCTTGATCTTTACCCTTGCGAGGATAAAAAAGAGAGAATAGAAGCTCTATTTGGATGCAAGTTTGAGGAAAAAAGCATTGAAAAAAACAGTATAAACATAAGTCTTTACACTTCTTTGGAAAGCTCAAGAGGTGAGATTTATCTTTTTGTAAACTCAAGACCTGTTCACAACAAAAATCTTTTGGAGTATATAAGAAAGGTTGTAGGATACAAAAAAATCTGCGTGTGCTACATAGACCTACCTCCCTATATGGTGGATGTGAATGTCCATCCCAAAAAGAGAGAGGTGAGAATATACAAAGAGAACATTATTAAGGAAATGATAAAAGAGCTTTTCAGAAGGCAAGAGTGGTATCCTTTTGAGCTGGCCCAGGAGAGAGCGTATTATCTTCCTACGCCTGTGGTGATAGACATAATAGATAACACCCTTATCCTTGTAAGGATAGGGGATTACCTTTACTTTTTTGACCAGCACCTTCTCTCGGAGAGGATTCTTTACGAAAAGACTCGTGAGGTGGAGCGTTCCTGTGCATTTGCCATCAAAGCGGGAAAGGCTATTTCCAAGGAGGAGGCTAAGGAGCTTGTAAAAGCTTGGATGAGCCTTGAAAATAGGGAGGTTTGCCCTCACGGAAGGCCTATGTATTACAGGCTTTATCTTGGTGATATTTATAAGAGCTTGGACAGGAGGAGATAA
- a CDS encoding dihydroorotate dehydrogenase: MFGEVKTDSCDLSITLFGITFKNPVWVASGTFGYGLEAREIYDVSLLGAVVTKGISLKPREGNPPERIAETPCGMLNSIGLQNPGVEGFLKKIYPHIEKIDTHFIANIFGETEEEYVEVCMALEDARKIVAYELNVSCPNVKKGGMLFGHDAVVLGRLVESVKAKVKKPVLVKLSPNAGNVVEFAKVCADAGADGLVLINTLLGMKIDVKAQKPDLSTFTGGLSGPAILPIAVRMVWEVFSELGDKLPIIGVGGIHDTDSALEHILAGASAVQIGTANFSDPLCPLKVIKGIQDYMQNMKEKNFKSLVGKAHGIKLQPYLFQQGP; the protein is encoded by the coding sequence ATGTTTGGTGAAGTTAAAACAGACTCCTGCGACCTGTCTATAACTCTCTTTGGTATAACCTTCAAAAACCCCGTCTGGGTAGCAAGTGGAACTTTTGGTTATGGGCTGGAGGCAAGGGAGATTTACGATGTTTCTTTGTTGGGGGCGGTGGTGACCAAAGGCATCTCTTTAAAGCCAAGAGAGGGCAATCCTCCAGAGCGCATAGCAGAAACTCCCTGCGGTATGCTCAACTCCATAGGTCTTCAAAATCCGGGAGTGGAAGGCTTTTTGAAAAAGATATATCCGCATATAGAAAAGATAGACACACACTTTATAGCCAACATCTTTGGCGAGACGGAGGAGGAGTATGTGGAAGTCTGCATGGCTTTAGAGGATGCTCGCAAGATAGTGGCTTATGAGCTAAATGTCTCTTGTCCCAATGTAAAGAAGGGTGGCATGCTTTTTGGACACGATGCTGTGGTTTTGGGAAGACTTGTAGAAAGTGTAAAAGCAAAGGTTAAAAAACCTGTGCTCGTAAAGCTATCCCCCAATGCTGGAAATGTTGTAGAGTTTGCTAAAGTGTGTGCAGATGCAGGTGCGGATGGTCTTGTTCTTATAAACACCTTACTGGGTATGAAGATAGATGTGAAAGCTCAAAAGCCGGACCTTTCCACATTTACTGGTGGGCTTTCTGGTCCAGCCATACTGCCCATAGCTGTGAGGATGGTTTGGGAAGTCTTTTCTGAGTTGGGAGACAAACTCCCCATCATAGGCGTGGGTGGCATACATGACACGGACTCAGCCCTTGAGCACATTTTGGCGGGTGCCAGCGCTGTGCAAATAGGAACAGCCAACTTTTCTGACCCCCTGTGTCCTTTAAAAGTCATAAAAGGTATACAAGATTACATGCAAAATATGAAAGAAAAAAACTTTAAAAGCCTAGTAGGAAAGGCTCATGGCATAAAGCTACAACCTTACCTCTTCCAGCAAGGGCCTTAG
- a CDS encoding adenylosuccinate synthase, which produces MKKDLLILGAQWGDEGKGKIVDLLSANYQVVVRYQGGSNAGHTVVVGNEKFILHLLPTGILHNHTKGVIAQGMVVDLELLKAEIEELEKKGISVRERLIISDRAHLVMPYHKLLDALFERKSKIGTTLRGIGPSYMFKYGRKGIRMCDLEDKDRLYHLIKEDWEFVKDICEKVYCENHSIDIDRVYEETLMYYSYVKECISDVSKFLMENKDLSLLFEGAQGTMLDVDMGTYPYVTSSNASALGLPNGTGLSPKFFENTFFWAVSKAYTTRVGEGPFPTELFDEDGNMLRNRGKEYGSTTGRPRRCGWLDLVALKYAVDVNGLDGLILTKLDVLDTFEEVKVCVAYEYEGKEITRFPASLSLLEKVKPVYKVFKGWLKHTKGIKDPKDLPERAREYISFIEEYTGVPVVMLSTGPEREEYLWLRPLLEEVRL; this is translated from the coding sequence ATGAAAAAGGACCTTCTAATTTTGGGTGCTCAGTGGGGTGACGAAGGAAAGGGCAAAATTGTGGACCTGCTTTCGGCTAACTATCAGGTGGTGGTAAGGTATCAAGGTGGTAGCAATGCGGGTCATACGGTGGTCGTGGGTAATGAAAAGTTCATACTGCATCTTTTACCAACAGGTATCCTTCATAACCACACCAAAGGCGTGATCGCTCAAGGTATGGTAGTGGACTTAGAACTGCTAAAGGCCGAGATAGAAGAGTTGGAGAAAAAGGGCATAAGCGTAAGAGAAAGACTCATCATCAGCGACAGGGCTCACTTAGTTATGCCTTATCACAAACTTTTGGATGCTCTCTTTGAAAGAAAGAGCAAGATAGGAACCACCCTAAGAGGTATAGGTCCCTCTTACATGTTCAAGTACGGAAGAAAAGGCATAAGGATGTGCGATCTTGAGGATAAGGATAGACTTTACCATCTTATAAAGGAGGACTGGGAGTTTGTAAAAGACATATGTGAAAAAGTGTACTGTGAAAATCACTCCATTGACATAGATAGGGTTTATGAGGAAACCCTTATGTATTACAGTTATGTGAAGGAATGCATCAGTGATGTATCCAAGTTCCTTATGGAAAACAAAGACTTAAGCCTTCTCTTTGAGGGTGCGCAGGGTACTATGCTGGATGTGGATATGGGTACATACCCCTATGTGACATCTTCCAACGCTTCCGCTCTTGGTCTTCCCAATGGCACTGGACTTTCTCCCAAGTTCTTTGAAAACACCTTCTTCTGGGCTGTTTCTAAGGCTTACACTACAAGAGTAGGAGAAGGTCCATTTCCTACAGAGCTGTTTGATGAGGATGGCAACATGCTCAGAAACAGAGGTAAAGAGTACGGGTCAACAACTGGAAGACCCAGAAGATGTGGATGGCTTGACCTGGTAGCTCTCAAATACGCAGTGGATGTGAATGGCCTTGATGGACTAATACTTACCAAGCTAGATGTGCTGGACACCTTTGAAGAGGTAAAGGTGTGTGTGGCTTATGAATACGAAGGGAAGGAGATAACACGCTTTCCTGCTAGCCTTAGCCTTCTGGAAAAGGTAAAACCTGTTTACAAGGTATTCAAAGGCTGGCTTAAGCATACAAAAGGGATAAAAGACCCAAAAGACCTACCAGAGAGAGCCAGAGAGTACATAAGTTTCATAGAGGAATACACAGGTGTGCCTGTAGTTATGCTATCCACAGGGCCAGAGAGAGAAGAGTACCTGTGGCTAAGGCCCTTGCTGGAAGAGGTAAGGTTGTAG
- the hflX gene encoding GTPase HflX: MKALLVSLSYPDQNKEEVREYIEELKELVKAVGGKVLGYVVQRRSAPDARYYIGAGKLEEIKQVIEGVSADTIIFNTFLSPSQIHNLENALGVKVLDRADLVLEIFSRRVRSKTAKLQVELAKLELELPRLYGRGKELSRLGGGVGTRGPGEQEAEVRRRWIKKRIQQIREELEEVKKQRKEQRKRRDRWHSDIRIVKVALVGYTNVGKSSLMRLLTGRETFVADMPFATLDTKTSDVYLSKDIKVLITDTVGFIRDLPHELIESFKATLEELQEADILLHVVDISDKKWLEKIKVVRKVLAELKVDEKPTLYVFNKADKLVESEQDIELLTEPAFLGEKSVVISAQKGWGIKKLLSTIKEMVEEFIEVS, encoded by the coding sequence ATGAAAGCGCTGCTGGTAAGTCTTTCGTATCCGGACCAAAATAAGGAGGAAGTGAGGGAGTACATAGAGGAGCTTAAAGAGCTTGTCAAAGCAGTAGGAGGGAAAGTTTTAGGTTATGTGGTTCAGAGAAGAAGCGCTCCTGATGCAAGATACTACATAGGTGCTGGCAAGCTGGAGGAGATAAAACAGGTGATAGAAGGAGTTTCCGCCGACACTATCATCTTTAACACCTTTCTAAGCCCCTCTCAGATACACAACCTTGAAAATGCCTTAGGTGTAAAGGTGCTTGACAGGGCAGACCTAGTGCTTGAAATATTCTCCAGGAGGGTAAGAAGCAAAACTGCCAAGCTTCAGGTGGAGCTTGCCAAACTTGAACTTGAACTTCCAAGACTTTACGGAAGGGGCAAAGAGCTTTCTAGACTTGGCGGTGGAGTGGGGACAAGAGGTCCCGGTGAGCAGGAAGCGGAAGTGCGCAGAAGGTGGATAAAAAAGAGAATACAGCAGATAAGAGAAGAGCTGGAAGAGGTAAAAAAGCAGAGAAAAGAGCAAAGAAAGAGAAGGGATAGATGGCACTCGGACATAAGGATAGTCAAGGTGGCACTGGTAGGCTATACCAATGTGGGAAAGTCAAGTTTAATGCGCCTTTTGACGGGGAGAGAGACATTTGTGGCGGATATGCCCTTTGCCACCTTAGATACCAAAACTTCCGATGTTTACCTTTCAAAGGATATAAAAGTGCTAATTACTGACACGGTGGGTTTTATAAGAGACCTACCACACGAACTTATAGAGTCCTTTAAGGCTACCCTGGAGGAGCTTCAGGAAGCGGATATACTGCTTCATGTGGTGGACATATCTGATAAAAAGTGGCTGGAGAAAATAAAGGTAGTTAGAAAAGTGCTTGCAGAGCTTAAAGTGGACGAAAAACCTACTCTTTATGTTTTTAATAAGGCGGATAAGCTGGTAGAGAGTGAGCAAGACATAGAACTCCTTACTGAACCGGCCTTTTTAGGTGAGAAAAGCGTTGTTATATCTGCTCAAAAGGGTTGGGGGATAAAGAAACTCCTCAGCACCATAAAGGAGATGGTGGAAGAGTTTATAGAGGTGAGCTGA
- the hfq gene encoding RNA chaperone Hfq → MYPIEKNNNIQDELIEEFKRKGATVTVFLTRGNRITGKVLEHDKYTILLEVDGQPNLIYKHAISTIVQGA, encoded by the coding sequence ATGTACCCAATAGAGAAGAACAACAATATACAGGATGAGCTTATTGAGGAGTTCAAGAGAAAGGGTGCAACGGTGACTGTGTTTTTAACCAGAGGCAACAGAATAACTGGGAAGGTGCTGGAACATGACAAATACACCATACTGCTTGAAGTAGATGGACAGCCAAATCTCATCTACAAGCATGCCATAAGCACCATAGTTCAAGGAGCTTAA